A window of Streptomyces sp. SAI-127 contains these coding sequences:
- the sufU gene encoding Fe-S cluster assembly sulfur transfer protein SufU — protein MKLDSMYQEVILDHYKHPHGRGLRDGDAEVHHVNPTCGDEITLRVKYDGTTIEDVSYEGQGCSISQASASVLNDLLVGKDLAEAQKIQETFLELMQSKGRIEPDDAMEEVLEDAVAFAGVSKYPARVKCALLSWMAWKDATAQALGADADAERKTA, from the coding sequence GTGAAGCTGGACTCGATGTACCAGGAAGTCATCCTGGACCACTACAAGCACCCGCACGGGCGTGGTCTGAGGGATGGCGACGCCGAGGTGCACCATGTGAACCCGACGTGCGGCGACGAGATCACCCTCCGTGTGAAGTACGACGGCACGACGATCGAGGACGTCTCGTACGAGGGCCAGGGCTGCTCGATCAGCCAGGCCAGCGCGTCCGTCCTGAACGATCTGCTGGTCGGCAAGGACCTGGCGGAGGCGCAGAAGATCCAGGAGACCTTCCTGGAACTGATGCAGTCGAAGGGCAGGATCGAGCCCGACGACGCGATGGAAGAGGTGCTGGAGGACGCGGTCGCGTTCGCCGGTGTCTCCAAGTACCCGGCCCGGGTCAAGTGCGCCCTCCTCAGCTGGATGGCCTGGAAGGACGCGACGGCCCAGGCGCTGGGCGCCGACGCCGACGCCGAAAGGAAAACGGCATGA
- a CDS encoding metal-sulfur cluster assembly factor, giving the protein MSETVEMKPASEEEVREALYDVVDPELGIDVVNLGLIYGIHIDDANIATLDMTLTSAACPLTDVIEDQAKSATDGLVSELRINWVWMPPWGPDKITDDGREQLRALGFNV; this is encoded by the coding sequence ATGAGCGAGACCGTTGAGATGAAGCCGGCCTCGGAGGAAGAGGTCCGCGAGGCGCTGTACGACGTCGTCGACCCCGAGCTGGGCATCGACGTCGTCAACCTCGGCCTGATCTACGGCATCCACATCGACGACGCGAACATCGCGACCCTCGACATGACCCTGACCTCGGCGGCCTGCCCGCTGACGGACGTCATCGAGGACCAGGCCAAGTCCGCCACGGACGGCCTCGTGAGCGAACTCCGCATCAACTGGGTGTGGATGCCGCCGTGGGGGCCGGACAAGATCACGGACGACGGCCGGGAGCAGCTTCGGGCGCTCGGCTTCAACGTCTGA